GCCAAGCCCGCCGCTGCCGCTCCTGCCGCCGCTGCTGCTTCCGCGCCGGCGCCCAGCGCGCCGAAGGCGCCGCCGGCCGACGCCCCGCTCGCTCCTTCCGTGCGAAAACTCTCGGCCGAGACCGGCGTCGATGCCTCCACCGTTCCGGGCTCCGGCAAGGACGGCCGCGTCACCAAGGGCGACATGCTGGCTGCGATCGAGCGTGCGGCCTCGGCGCCGACCCCGGTCAACCAGCCCGCCGCCGCCGTGCAGGTGCGCAGCGCCTCGCCGGCCGACGATGCCGCCCGCGAAGAGCGCGTCAAGATGACCCGGCTGCGCCAGACCATCGCGCGCCGTCTCAAGGACGTGCAGAACACCGCGGCCATGCTCACGACCTTCAACGAGGTCGACATGACCAACGTGATGGCGCTGCGCGCGCACTACAAGGATGCGTTCGAGAAGAAGCACGGCTCCAAGCTCGGCTTCATGGGCTTCTTCACCAAGGCCGTCGTGCAGGCGTTGAAGGACATCCCGGCCGTCAACGCCGAGATCGACGGCACCGACCTGATCTACAAGAACTACTACCACATCGGCGTCGCCGTCGGCACCGACAAGGGCCTCGTCGTGCCCGTGGTGCGCGACTGCGACAACAAGTCGATCGCCGACATCGAGAAGGGCATCGCCGATTTCGGCCGCCGCGCCCGTGACGGCCAGCTCAAGATCGACGAGATGCAGGGCGGCACCTTCACCATCACCAATGGCGGCATCTACGGCTCGCTGATGTCCACGCCGATCCTGAACGCGCCGCAGTCCGGCATCCTCGGCATGCACAAGATCCAGGAGCGGCCGATGGTCGTCGGCGGCAAGGTCGAGGTCCGCCCGATGATGTATCTGGCGCTGTCCTACGATCACCGCGTCATCGACGGCAAGGAAGCCGTCACCTTCCTGGTTCGCGTCAAGGAGAGCCTGGAAGATCCGGCGCGCCTGGTGCTGGATCTCTGATCCCTGTTGCTCTGCGAGCGCCGTCGCTCTTTGCGACGGCGCATGACGAACCATGGAGGCGCGCGTGACCGATAAAGTCGTTGTCATCACCGGCGGCAGCCGCGGCATCGGGCGGGCGACCGCGCTTGCGGCGGCTGCGCGCGGCTACCGCGTCGTCGTCGGCTATGCCAGCAACAAGAAGGCCGCCGACGAGGTGGTCGCGCTGATCGAGGCCAGCAACGGCAAGGCGGTCGCGGTGAAATGCGATGTCGCCGAGGAGCGCGACATCGTCGATCTCTTCAAGGAAGCCGACAAGTTCGGCACCCTCGGCGCACTCGTCAACAACGGCGGCATCGTCGGGACAAGCGGCGTGCGCGTCGACGAAATGTCGGCCGAGCGCATCCAGCGCGTGATGGCGGTCAACGTCACCGGCTCCATCCTCTGCGCGCGCGAGGCCGTCAAGCGCATGTCCACCAGGCACGGCGGCAAGGGCGGCGTCATCGTCAATTTGTCGTCGGTCGCTGCCAAGCTCGGCGCGCCCAACACCTATGTCGATTACGCCGCGTCCAAGGGCGCGATCGATTCCTTCACCACCGGCCTCGGCTTCGAGGTCGCAGGCGAAGGCATTCGCGTCGCGGGCATCCGCCCCGGCCTGATCGACACCGAAATCCACGCCTCCGGCGGCGAGCCCGATCGCCATCATCGTCTGGCCCATATGGTGCCGATGAAGCGCGTCGGCACCGCCGACGAAATCGCCAACGCCATCGTCTGGCTGATGTCGGACGAGGCCTCCTACGTCACCGCAGCCACTCTCGATGTGTCCGGCGGACGCTGACGCGCCGCGCGGACGCTGACCTGATCTCATCACGCTAAACCTACGGGATTTTCTCTCATGGCACCCTACGATCTCGTCGTCATCGGCACCGGACCGGGCGGTTATGTCTGCGCGGTGCGCGCCAGCCAGCTCGGCATGAAGGTCGCCGTCGTCGAAAAGAACGCAACCCTCGGCGGCACCTGCCTCAATGTCGGCTGCATGCCCTCGAAGGCGCTGCTGCACGCGTCCGAGATGTTCGAGGAAGCCGGGCATTCCTTCGCCAAGATGGGCGTATCTGTTTCCGCGCCGAAGCTCGAACTGCCTGCGATGATGAATTTCAAGCAGCAGGGCATTGACGGCAACGTCAAGGGCGTCGAGTTCCTGATGAAGAAGAACAAGATCGACGTGCTCAAGGGCACCGGAAAGATCCTGGGCACCGGCAAGGTCGAGGTCTCCGCCGACGGCAAGTCGCAGGTGGTCGAGACCAAGAACATCGTGATCGCAACCGGCTCCGACATCGCGCGCCTCAAGGGCATCGAGATCGACGAGAAGCGCATCGTGTCTTCGACCGGCGCGCTGTCGCTCGACAAGGTTCCCGGCAAGCTGCTGATCGTCGGCGCCGGCGTGATCGGCCTCGAGCTCGGCTCGGTGTGGAAACGGCTCGGCGCCGACGTCGTCGTCGTCGAATTCCTCGATCGCATCCTGCCCGGCATGGACGGCGAGATCGCCAAGCAATTCCAGCGCATCCTCGAGAAGCAGGGGTTTGCATTCAAGCTCGGCGCCAAGGTCACCGCCGTCGACACGTCGGGCAAGACGCTGAAGGCGACGATCGAGCCCGCCGCCGGCGGCGCCGCCGAGACGCTGGAAGCCGACGTCGTGCTCGTCTGCATCGGCCGCGTGCCCTACACCGAGGCGCTCGGTCTGAAGGAAGCCGGCGTCGCGCTCGATCCCCGTGGCCGCGTGCAGATCGATTCGCATTTCGCCACCAGCGTGAAGGGCGTCTATGCCATCGGCGACGTCGTTGCAGGCCCGATGCTTGCGCACAAGGCCGAGGATGAAGGTGTCGCGGTGGCCGAGATCATCGCAGGGCAAGCCGGCCACGTGAATTACGATGTGATCCCGGGCGTCGTGTATACCACGCCGGAGGTGTCCTCCGTCGGCAAGACCGAGGAGGAACTGAAGCAGGCGGGCGTGGCTTATACCGTCGGAAAGTTTCCGTTCACCGCCAACGGCCGCTCCAAGGTCAACCAGACCACTGACGGCTTCGTGAAAATTCTCGCAGATGCGAAGACCGATCGCGTGCTCGGCGTTCACATCATCGGCCGCGAAGCCGGCGAAATGATCCATGAGGCCTGTGTTCTCATGGAGTTTGGCGGCAGTGCGGAAGATCTCGCGCGCACCTGCCACGCGCATCCGACCCGCTCGGAGGCCGTCAAGGAGGCTGCGCTTGCAGTCGGCAAGCGGGCCATCCATATGTAGCGACGCGCCCAGCGCCGAATCGGGCGGGAAACATATGTTGCGCCGCCTTCTTCAACCGGTCTGGGTCCTGCTAGCGATCGTCTTCCTGATCGAAGCCTGGCTATGGGACCATCTCGAGCCTGTCGTCGCGCGGGTTGTCGCCATCGTCCCGCTGGCCCGCTTCAAGCAATGGCTGGCGGAACGCGTCGATGCGCTGTCGCCGGCGATGACGTTGATCGTGTTCGCGGTCCCCATCGTCCCGCTGTTTCCGCTCAAGCTGGTCGGCCTGTGGCTGCTCACGCATGAATACTGGACCAGCGCGGTCTTCACGATCGTTTTCGCGAAGATGCTCGGCGTCGGCGTCACCGCCTTCGTGTTCGACGTGACGCGCGACAAGCTGCTGGAGATGCGCTGGTTCGAGCGGATCTACGATCTGGTGCTGAAGCTGCGCGCCAAGGCGTCCGAGCTGGTCGACCCGATCAAGCGCCGCATCCGCGAGCTGATCGCC
The sequence above is drawn from the Bradyrhizobium amphicarpaeae genome and encodes:
- the odhB gene encoding 2-oxoglutarate dehydrogenase complex dihydrolipoyllysine-residue succinyltransferase produces the protein MTEIRVPTLGESVTEATIGRWFKKAGDPVAVDEPLVELETDKVTIEVPAPSAGTLSEIVAADGATVAVGALLGQITDGAGAAKPAAAPAKPAAAAPAAAAASAPAPSAPKAPPADAPLAPSVRKLSAETGVDASTVPGSGKDGRVTKGDMLAAIERAASAPTPVNQPAAAVQVRSASPADDAAREERVKMTRLRQTIARRLKDVQNTAAMLTTFNEVDMTNVMALRAHYKDAFEKKHGSKLGFMGFFTKAVVQALKDIPAVNAEIDGTDLIYKNYYHIGVAVGTDKGLVVPVVRDCDNKSIADIEKGIADFGRRARDGQLKIDEMQGGTFTITNGGIYGSLMSTPILNAPQSGILGMHKIQERPMVVGGKVEVRPMMYLALSYDHRVIDGKEAVTFLVRVKESLEDPARLVLDL
- a CDS encoding SDR family oxidoreductase translates to MEARVTDKVVVITGGSRGIGRATALAAAARGYRVVVGYASNKKAADEVVALIEASNGKAVAVKCDVAEERDIVDLFKEADKFGTLGALVNNGGIVGTSGVRVDEMSAERIQRVMAVNVTGSILCAREAVKRMSTRHGGKGGVIVNLSSVAAKLGAPNTYVDYAASKGAIDSFTTGLGFEVAGEGIRVAGIRPGLIDTEIHASGGEPDRHHRLAHMVPMKRVGTADEIANAIVWLMSDEASYVTAATLDVSGGR
- the lpdA gene encoding dihydrolipoyl dehydrogenase, translating into MAPYDLVVIGTGPGGYVCAVRASQLGMKVAVVEKNATLGGTCLNVGCMPSKALLHASEMFEEAGHSFAKMGVSVSAPKLELPAMMNFKQQGIDGNVKGVEFLMKKNKIDVLKGTGKILGTGKVEVSADGKSQVVETKNIVIATGSDIARLKGIEIDEKRIVSSTGALSLDKVPGKLLIVGAGVIGLELGSVWKRLGADVVVVEFLDRILPGMDGEIAKQFQRILEKQGFAFKLGAKVTAVDTSGKTLKATIEPAAGGAAETLEADVVLVCIGRVPYTEALGLKEAGVALDPRGRVQIDSHFATSVKGVYAIGDVVAGPMLAHKAEDEGVAVAEIIAGQAGHVNYDVIPGVVYTTPEVSSVGKTEEELKQAGVAYTVGKFPFTANGRSKVNQTTDGFVKILADAKTDRVLGVHIIGREAGEMIHEACVLMEFGGSAEDLARTCHAHPTRSEAVKEAALAVGKRAIHM